One Halobaculum sp. CBA1158 DNA segment encodes these proteins:
- a CDS encoding LAGLIDADG family homing endonuclease, with translation MSQAAEGQDVDAFLSFYRTYYSDEIARLAQNYPKEQRSLYVEYDDLYTFDPDLADRYLNRPGEMQEVAEEALRTYDLPVDISLGQAHVRLRGLPRESTLDIRGIRVSDDHIGSMVAVMGIVRKATDVRPKIVEAAFECQRCGTMTYIPQNDSGFQEPHECQGCERQGPFRVNNNESKFIDSQQLRVQESPEGLRGGETPQSIDVNLEDDVCGEVTPGDHVTVVGRLEMEQVTSGQEKTTVFDPYMEGVSVVIEDEEFEDMDITDEDKQEILELSTHDDIYDEMVASVAPSIYGYEQEKLSMILQLFSGVTKHLPDGSRIRGDLHMLLIGDPGTGKCVDGDTRVTLADGCDVPIRELVESNLDEPKPVDDGVWDEAGFEVPSLGSNGDIESRRATKVWKREAPDEMLRIRTNGGRELDVTPSHPLFVRAGAGHHAVRAEELSEGATIAAVSKPLTDGGAAAVRSSVPASRPTSLRRTWERIESIDRVEPAAEWVYDLEVDGTHSYVSNGIVSHNSQMLSYIRNIAPRSVYTSGKGSSSAGLCVTGDTRIHTEDGFHEIRDIATEYHPDPVSEETAATATHGLYTYDRDEGEIGAAESSHVWRMPEKPCRRIETAHGKRLEASVTTPVLVCGADGIEWRPISDISPGDTVAIPKYRNIERSSPSIRAFLELTEEKVKPSERSVEFLRTRLCEEYGTLRDAASALNLPEDFIYDSLSNRHLPLDRLDRILNAIGTDRDDIDIDRVMLRHGEGVEIPEEFGADLLYLIGLVFGDGDVMVSRRGGNRGHVRISNSDEGLLRRAADIIEDQFGKSVDIEYQEDRVPCIRLHSATVARFFSNLGVESPKTDLELDPRLTTAEHADEFLRGLFDADASVCSRTDGGSSIQFSTVCSDLAEQVQLMLETYGVRARLRERDRRGTYERADGHEIDSTSIQTHLAIYGRNIDAFAEQIGFRSSAKSDSLDSIVADTARRGERLPIGDALVQTDGAGGQFYQNMNRGDNPSRSRARALLADRDLGDRASIVEEAVGADLLWDDVVDASDTGEKEVFDLTVPETHNFVGNGVVTHNTAAAVRDDFGDGQQWTLEAGALVLADKGIAAVDELDKMRSEDRSAMHEALEQQQISVSKAGINATLKSRCSLLGAANPKYGRFDQYEPIGEQIDLEPALISRFDLIFTVTDSPDPEHDAKLADHILTTNYAGELNTQRTEMATSNFTQEEVDEVTEEVAPVIDAELLRKYIAYAKRNCYPTMTDEAKAAIREFYVDLRAKGADEDAPVPVTARKLEALVRLSEASARVRLSDTVEEEDATRVIEIVRSCLQDIGVDPETGQFDADVVETGTSKSQRDRIKNIKELIGTIAEEYEDEPGAPVDAILERADEVGMDSGKAEKELEKLRTRGEIYEPQSGYVRTT, from the coding sequence ATGAGTCAGGCCGCCGAGGGGCAGGACGTCGACGCCTTCCTCAGTTTCTACCGGACCTACTACAGCGACGAGATCGCGCGTCTCGCCCAGAACTACCCGAAGGAACAGCGCTCCCTCTACGTCGAGTACGACGACCTCTACACGTTCGACCCCGACCTCGCCGACCGGTACCTCAACCGCCCGGGCGAGATGCAGGAGGTCGCCGAGGAGGCGCTGCGCACGTACGACCTCCCGGTCGACATCTCGCTGGGCCAGGCCCACGTCCGACTCCGCGGGCTCCCGCGCGAGAGCACCCTCGACATCCGGGGGATCCGCGTCAGCGACGACCACATCGGGTCGATGGTCGCGGTGATGGGCATCGTTCGCAAGGCGACGGACGTGCGCCCGAAGATCGTCGAGGCGGCCTTCGAGTGCCAGCGCTGCGGGACGATGACGTACATCCCGCAGAACGACTCCGGCTTCCAGGAGCCCCACGAGTGTCAGGGGTGTGAGCGACAGGGCCCCTTCCGCGTCAACAACAACGAGTCGAAGTTCATCGACTCCCAGCAGCTCCGGGTGCAGGAGTCGCCCGAGGGACTGCGCGGTGGGGAGACGCCCCAGAGCATCGACGTGAACCTCGAGGACGACGTGTGCGGGGAGGTGACCCCCGGCGACCACGTCACCGTCGTCGGCCGCCTGGAGATGGAGCAGGTGACGAGCGGCCAGGAGAAGACGACGGTGTTCGACCCGTACATGGAGGGCGTCTCCGTCGTCATCGAGGACGAGGAGTTCGAGGACATGGACATCACCGACGAGGACAAACAGGAGATCCTCGAACTCTCGACCCACGACGACATCTACGACGAGATGGTCGCCTCCGTCGCGCCCTCCATCTACGGGTACGAGCAGGAGAAGCTCTCGATGATCCTCCAACTGTTTTCGGGGGTCACGAAGCACCTCCCGGACGGGTCGCGGATCCGTGGCGACCTGCATATGCTTCTGATAGGAGACCCGGGTACCGGCAAGTGCGTTGACGGGGATACCCGAGTGACGCTCGCGGACGGTTGTGACGTTCCGATCCGGGAACTCGTCGAGTCGAATCTCGACGAGCCGAAGCCGGTGGACGACGGCGTGTGGGACGAGGCGGGATTCGAGGTCCCGTCGCTCGGGTCGAACGGCGATATCGAGTCGCGGCGGGCGACGAAAGTCTGGAAGCGGGAGGCACCCGATGAGATGCTCCGGATCCGGACGAACGGCGGACGGGAACTGGACGTGACGCCGTCGCACCCGTTGTTCGTTCGCGCGGGTGCGGGACACCACGCAGTTCGTGCGGAGGAACTCTCCGAGGGGGCGACGATCGCTGCCGTGTCGAAGCCGCTGACCGACGGTGGAGCGGCTGCTGTTCGTTCGTCGGTGCCGGCATCTCGACCCACGTCGCTCAGACGAACGTGGGAACGGATCGAGTCGATCGATCGCGTCGAACCGGCTGCTGAGTGGGTGTACGACCTCGAAGTCGACGGGACGCACAGCTACGTCTCGAACGGGATCGTCTCCCACAACTCCCAGATGCTGTCGTACATCCGGAACATCGCCCCCAGATCGGTGTACACGTCCGGTAAAGGTAGCTCAAGTGCTGGGTTGTGTGTCACCGGTGACACTCGGATCCATACCGAAGACGGATTCCACGAGATTCGTGACATAGCGACCGAATATCATCCGGACCCGGTTTCCGAGGAGACAGCGGCAACCGCGACACATGGCCTCTACACGTACGACCGCGATGAGGGCGAAATCGGTGCGGCGGAGAGTTCCCACGTTTGGCGAATGCCGGAGAAGCCGTGTAGGCGGATCGAAACGGCTCACGGAAAACGGTTAGAGGCCTCGGTTACCACTCCGGTTCTCGTATGCGGTGCGGACGGGATCGAGTGGCGGCCGATATCCGATATCTCTCCTGGCGATACTGTCGCCATTCCGAAGTATCGGAACATCGAACGGTCGTCCCCTTCGATCAGAGCGTTTCTCGAACTCACAGAGGAGAAGGTGAAGCCGAGCGAGCGATCCGTCGAGTTCCTTCGAACGCGGCTGTGTGAGGAGTACGGAACGCTACGCGATGCAGCTTCGGCACTCAACCTCCCTGAGGACTTCATCTATGACTCGCTGTCGAACAGGCACCTCCCGCTTGACAGACTCGATCGGATCCTCAATGCGATCGGTACCGATCGCGACGATATCGACATCGACCGAGTGATGCTCCGCCACGGAGAGGGTGTCGAGATCCCGGAGGAGTTCGGTGCGGATCTACTGTACTTGATCGGACTCGTGTTCGGGGATGGTGACGTGATGGTGTCTCGTCGGGGAGGCAACCGCGGCCACGTCCGGATATCGAACAGCGACGAAGGCCTCCTCCGACGTGCTGCGGACATCATCGAGGACCAATTCGGGAAGTCAGTAGACATCGAGTATCAGGAGGACCGAGTCCCGTGTATTCGTCTCCATAGTGCGACTGTCGCCCGGTTCTTCAGCAACCTCGGCGTAGAGTCGCCAAAGACCGATCTCGAACTCGATCCACGGCTAACGACGGCAGAACACGCCGACGAATTCCTCCGTGGGCTGTTCGACGCTGACGCGTCGGTCTGCTCTCGAACTGATGGCGGGTCGAGCATCCAATTTTCGACGGTCTGCTCGGACCTCGCAGAACAGGTCCAGTTGATGCTAGAGACGTACGGCGTCCGCGCGAGACTGCGCGAGCGTGACAGACGGGGCACCTACGAACGTGCGGACGGACACGAGATCGACTCCACATCGATCCAGACCCACCTCGCGATCTACGGACGGAACATCGACGCATTCGCCGAACAGATCGGGTTCCGGTCGAGTGCAAAGAGCGATTCGCTGGACTCGATCGTCGCCGATACGGCCCGACGCGGCGAGCGGCTCCCGATCGGCGACGCACTCGTCCAGACGGACGGTGCCGGCGGCCAATTTTACCAGAATATGAACCGCGGCGACAACCCGAGTCGAAGCCGGGCACGTGCTCTGTTAGCCGACCGCGACCTCGGTGACCGGGCCTCGATCGTTGAGGAGGCGGTCGGTGCAGACTTGCTCTGGGACGACGTCGTCGATGCGTCCGACACCGGCGAGAAGGAAGTGTTCGATCTGACGGTCCCGGAGACACACAACTTCGTCGGCAACGGCGTCGTAACCCACAATACTGCCGCCGCGGTTCGCGACGACTTTGGCGACGGCCAGCAGTGGACGCTGGAGGCGGGGGCACTCGTCCTCGCTGACAAGGGGATCGCCGCTGTCGACGAACTGGACAAAATGAGGTCGGAAGATCGATCAGCCATGCATGAGGCATTGGAACAACAACAAATTTCGGTATCTAAGGCCGGAATAAATGCAACTCTTAAATCTCGCTGTTCCCTCCTCGGCGCGGCGAACCCCAAGTACGGTCGCTTCGACCAGTACGAGCCGATCGGCGAGCAGATCGACCTCGAACCCGCTCTCATCTCGCGGTTCGACCTCATCTTCACCGTCACGGACAGCCCCGACCCGGAACACGACGCGAAGCTGGCCGATCACATCCTGACGACGAACTACGCGGGCGAGTTGAACACCCAGCGCACGGAGATGGCGACCTCGAACTTCACCCAGGAGGAGGTCGACGAGGTGACCGAGGAGGTCGCGCCGGTCATCGACGCCGAACTCCTGCGGAAGTACATCGCGTACGCCAAGCGGAACTGCTACCCGACGATGACCGACGAGGCGAAGGCGGCGATCCGGGAGTTCTACGTCGACCTGCGGGCGAAGGGGGCCGACGAAGACGCCCCCGTGCCCGTCACCGCCCGGAAGCTGGAGGCGCTCGTCCGCCTGTCGGAGGCCAGCGCGCGGGTCCGGCTGTCGGACACCGTCGAGGAGGAGGACGCGACCCGGGTGATCGAGATCGTCCGCTCGTGTCTCCAAGACATCGGCGTCGATCCCGAAACGGGCCAGTTCGATGCCGACGTGGTCGAAACCGGGACCAGCAAGAGCCAGCGCGACCGGATCAAGAACATCAAGGAGCTCATCGGTACGATCGCCGAGGAGTACGAGGACGAGCCCGGCGCGCCCGTCGACGCGATCCTGGAGCGCGCCGACGAGGTCGGCATGGACTCGGGCAAGGCCGAGAAGGAACTGGAGAAGCTCAGAACGAGAGGCGAGATCTACGAGCCGCAGTCCGGCTACGTCCGGACGACGTGA
- a CDS encoding DEAD/DEAH box helicase, whose amino-acid sequence MSEQLPQVETLFLHERDAADEFTVVVERDDSRVLHGVLELKEADAGPRPRRFRVKQKGGEEPRQPDQFVELARSARRIRISEQTRASARDRLQSMLSAYQLDAKQVRTCRYCANDGRYSPITSDTAVKADRDWICPDCAERELERELSYKGQFTGNARERLEDLLFEVQDLERITNLLQGNLDPDLTKFDTISATTDEIDPVPTDSLNLHPALQERVEGRFDELLPVQSLSVENGLFDGDDQLVVSATATGKTLVGELAGVNNALNGKGKMLFLVPLVALANQKHEDFEDRYGDVLDVTIRVGASRINDDGNRFDPNADVIVGTYEGIDHALRTGKDMGDIGTVVIDEVHTLKEPERGHRLDGMISRLKHYSENRGASAQWVYLSATVGNPEFLAGRLGATLIEFEERPVPIERHVTFADQREKLDIEKKLVKREFDAKSSKGYRGQTIIFTNSRRRCHEISRKLEYDSAPYHAGLDYKRRKTVERKFGNQDLAAVVTTAALAAGVDFPASQVIFDTLAMGIEWLSVQEFEQMLGRAGRPDYHDEGKVYVLVEPDASYHSSMEGTEDETAFKLLKGEMEDVKTVYDTSSAAEETLANVVVAGKRAKRLNDRMIGEVPTTHAVGKLLEWEFIDGLSPTPLGRAVAEHFLAPDDAFRILDGIRKGSDAYGIVADMELADEEL is encoded by the coding sequence GTGTCCGAGCAACTCCCGCAGGTCGAGACCCTGTTCCTCCACGAGCGCGACGCCGCCGACGAGTTCACGGTCGTCGTCGAGCGCGACGACAGCCGAGTCCTCCACGGCGTCCTCGAACTCAAGGAGGCTGACGCCGGCCCGCGCCCGCGACGCTTCCGCGTCAAGCAGAAGGGCGGCGAGGAGCCGCGCCAGCCCGACCAGTTCGTCGAACTGGCGCGCTCGGCCCGCCGCATCCGCATCTCCGAGCAGACCCGCGCGAGCGCTCGCGACCGCCTCCAGTCGATGCTCTCGGCGTACCAGCTCGACGCCAAACAGGTTCGCACGTGCCGCTACTGCGCCAACGACGGGCGCTACTCGCCGATCACGAGCGACACCGCCGTGAAGGCGGACCGCGACTGGATCTGTCCCGACTGCGCCGAGCGCGAACTGGAGCGGGAACTCTCCTACAAGGGGCAGTTCACCGGCAACGCCCGCGAGCGCCTGGAGGACCTGCTGTTCGAGGTGCAGGACCTCGAACGGATCACGAACCTCCTGCAGGGGAACCTCGACCCCGACCTCACGAAGTTCGACACCATCTCGGCGACGACCGACGAGATCGACCCGGTCCCCACCGACTCGCTGAACCTCCATCCCGCGCTGCAGGAGCGCGTCGAGGGACGGTTCGACGAACTGCTGCCGGTCCAGAGCCTCTCGGTCGAGAACGGGCTGTTCGACGGCGACGACCAACTGGTCGTGAGCGCGACGGCGACCGGGAAGACGCTCGTCGGCGAACTCGCGGGCGTCAACAACGCCCTCAACGGGAAGGGAAAGATGTTGTTTCTGGTCCCGCTGGTCGCGCTCGCCAACCAGAAACACGAGGACTTCGAGGACCGCTACGGCGACGTGCTCGACGTGACGATCCGCGTGGGTGCCTCTCGCATCAACGACGACGGCAACCGTTTCGACCCGAACGCCGACGTGATCGTCGGCACCTACGAGGGGATCGACCACGCGCTGCGCACGGGCAAGGACATGGGCGACATCGGCACGGTCGTCATCGACGAGGTTCACACGCTCAAGGAACCCGAGCGGGGCCACCGCCTCGACGGGATGATCTCCCGGCTGAAGCACTACTCCGAGAACCGGGGGGCGTCCGCCCAGTGGGTGTACCTCTCGGCGACCGTCGGCAACCCCGAGTTCCTCGCCGGGCGGCTGGGCGCGACGCTCATCGAGTTCGAGGAGCGCCCGGTCCCCATCGAGCGCCACGTCACCTTCGCCGACCAGCGCGAGAAGCTCGACATCGAAAAGAAGCTCGTCAAACGCGAGTTCGACGCGAAGTCATCGAAGGGGTACCGCGGGCAGACGATCATCTTCACCAACTCCCGGCGTCGGTGCCACGAGATCTCACGGAAACTGGAGTACGACTCCGCGCCGTACCACGCCGGCCTCGACTACAAGCGACGCAAGACCGTCGAGCGCAAGTTCGGAAACCAGGACCTGGCGGCCGTCGTCACCACCGCCGCCCTCGCCGCAGGCGTCGACTTCCCCGCCTCGCAGGTGATCTTCGACACGCTCGCGATGGGGATCGAGTGGCTCTCCGTCCAGGAGTTCGAGCAGATGCTCGGCCGGGCGGGCCGCCCGGACTACCACGACGAGGGGAAAGTGTACGTTCTCGTCGAGCCCGACGCGAGCTATCACTCCTCGATGGAGGGGACCGAGGACGAGACGGCGTTCAAGCTGCTGAAAGGGGAGATGGAAGACGTGAAGACGGTGTACGACACCTCCTCCGCCGCCGAGGAGACGCTCGCGAACGTCGTCGTCGCGGGCAAGCGCGCCAAGCGACTCAACGACCGGATGATCGGCGAGGTTCCCACCACCCACGCGGTCGGGAAGCTGCTGGAGTGGGAGTTCATCGACGGCCTCTCGCCGACGCCGCTGGGCCGCGCCGTCGCCGAGCACTTCCTCGCGCCCGACGACGCCTTCCGCATCCTCGACGGGATCCGAAAGGGGAGCGACGCCTACGGGATCGTCGCGGACATGGAACTGGCCGACGAGGAGCTGTAA
- a CDS encoding SLC13 family permease, with protein MLAPEILFVFAVILAALVLFVTEPVPVDITAIGVLVALLLAGPISTALAGLGLLAAPFELVTVEEGLSGFANPATLTVLAMFVLSEGVRMTGIIQRLGAFISRITKGDETKQLGATIGVVGPISGLINNTAAVAILLPMVIDLAERGRTSPSKLLLPLSYASMFGGTLTLIGTSTNILASDLYATLAPAGVARQFRMFEFLPLGAVLLVVGSIYLLTVGRWLTPARIKPRSDLTEEFQMADYLTEVVVREDSPLVGQRVETALSETEFDVDLVQLVRGNRTFLEPFGQKEIRAGDVFAVRTDRATLVDLLDVEGLDLVPETVDEAELETAEATTNLVEVVVAPGSSLVGESLASASFRQRYDATVLAFRRGGELVRQRMDHIPLRVGDTLLVQASDHSIERLDANRDVILAREIETHDWRRNRTPIAVGIVALVVGLAAVNVLPIVVSALAGALAMVVTGCLKPGEVYDAVEWDVIFLLAGVIPLGIAMQTSGTAGLIADAVVAGADVLSPLALLGSFYVVTALLTNVISNNASVVLMIPVALQVAATLGANPLAFAMAVTFAASTAFMTPVGYQTNLFVYGPGGYRFSDYVRVGAPLQAIFAVVTTLGIPVVFGLGM; from the coding sequence GTGCTCGCGCCCGAGATCCTGTTCGTCTTCGCGGTGATCCTCGCGGCGCTCGTGCTGTTCGTCACCGAGCCGGTCCCGGTCGACATCACCGCGATCGGCGTCCTCGTCGCGCTGCTGTTGGCGGGGCCGATCTCGACCGCGCTCGCGGGGCTCGGGCTGCTCGCCGCGCCGTTCGAACTCGTCACGGTCGAGGAGGGGCTGTCCGGGTTCGCCAACCCCGCGACGCTGACGGTGCTTGCGATGTTCGTTCTCTCTGAGGGGGTGCGGATGACCGGCATCATCCAGCGGTTGGGCGCGTTCATCTCCCGGATCACCAAGGGAGACGAGACCAAACAGCTCGGGGCGACGATCGGCGTCGTGGGACCGATATCCGGGCTGATCAACAACACCGCGGCCGTCGCGATCCTCCTCCCGATGGTGATCGACCTCGCCGAGCGCGGTCGCACGTCGCCGTCGAAGCTCCTCCTCCCGCTGAGCTACGCGTCGATGTTCGGTGGGACGCTCACGCTCATCGGCACGTCGACGAACATCCTCGCCTCGGACCTGTACGCGACGCTCGCGCCGGCGGGCGTCGCCCGCCAGTTCCGGATGTTCGAGTTCCTCCCGCTCGGGGCGGTGCTGCTGGTCGTCGGTTCGATCTACCTGCTCACCGTCGGCCGGTGGCTCACTCCGGCCCGAATCAAGCCGCGATCCGACCTCACAGAGGAGTTCCAGATGGCGGACTACCTGACCGAGGTCGTCGTCCGCGAGGACTCCCCGCTGGTGGGCCAGCGCGTCGAGACGGCGCTGTCGGAGACGGAGTTCGACGTCGACCTCGTCCAACTCGTCCGCGGCAACCGGACGTTCCTCGAACCGTTCGGACAAAAGGAGATCCGCGCGGGCGACGTGTTCGCCGTGCGAACCGACCGGGCGACGCTGGTCGACCTGCTCGACGTCGAGGGGCTCGACCTCGTGCCCGAGACGGTCGACGAAGCCGAGTTGGAGACGGCCGAAGCGACGACGAACCTCGTCGAGGTCGTCGTCGCGCCCGGGTCGTCGCTGGTCGGCGAGTCGCTCGCCTCGGCCAGTTTCCGTCAGCGCTACGACGCGACCGTGCTCGCGTTCCGCCGCGGCGGCGAGCTGGTCCGCCAGCGCATGGACCACATTCCGCTTCGGGTCGGCGACACCCTGCTCGTGCAGGCGAGCGACCACTCGATCGAACGGCTCGACGCCAACCGCGACGTCATCCTCGCCCGCGAGATCGAAACGCACGACTGGCGGCGCAACCGGACGCCGATCGCCGTCGGTATCGTCGCGCTCGTCGTCGGTCTCGCCGCCGTGAACGTGCTGCCGATCGTCGTCTCGGCGCTCGCGGGCGCGCTCGCGATGGTCGTCACGGGCTGTCTCAAGCCCGGCGAGGTGTACGATGCCGTCGAGTGGGACGTGATCTTCCTGCTGGCGGGCGTCATTCCGCTCGGCATCGCGATGCAGACGTCCGGAACCGCCGGGCTGATCGCCGACGCGGTCGTCGCCGGGGCCGACGTGCTCTCGCCGCTGGCGCTGTTGGGCTCGTTCTACGTGGTGACGGCGCTGCTCACGAACGTCATCTCGAACAACGCCAGCGTCGTGCTCATGATCCCCGTCGCGCTGCAGGTCGCGGCGACCCTCGGGGCGAACCCGCTCGCGTTCGCCATGGCGGTGACGTTCGCCGCGTCGACGGCGTTCATGACGCCCGTCGGCTATCAGACGAACCTCTTCGTCTACGGTCCGGGCGGCTACCGCTTCAGCGACTACGTCCGCGTCGGCGCGCCGTTACAGGCGATCTTCGCGGTCGTGACGACGCTCGGGATCCCCGTCGTGTTCGGACTGGGGATGTGA
- a CDS encoding group I intron-associated PD-(D/E)XK endonuclease produces MQPLHEMPSHRKGDYTEAIVVAELKRRGVRVARPVGDNERYDLVVAAESGFYSVQVKTGLLMDGCVYVRGKSQHTNATGNTYRDYDGDVDLFLVYCHDLETMYLVREDAFGTGMYLRVDEPEQRDRTINWAAEYEFDRNWPPSSATRPCDDGLRVTRKLEERDVLVHRSTTDRSYDLLLETPDGAYHRTTVTPGYLNDGRVRFDGKGAILPDDTDLVLVDCDDLDTLYLVRRDEYDAAISLRVDPPAKPNSRINWAEDYEFDARWPDDITE; encoded by the coding sequence ATGCAACCGCTCCACGAGATGCCGAGCCATCGGAAGGGCGACTACACCGAGGCGATCGTCGTCGCGGAACTGAAACGACGCGGGGTCCGCGTCGCGAGACCCGTCGGTGACAACGAGCGGTACGACCTCGTCGTCGCCGCGGAGTCCGGGTTCTACTCGGTACAGGTGAAGACGGGTCTCCTGATGGACGGGTGCGTCTACGTCCGCGGGAAGTCACAGCACACGAACGCCACCGGAAACACGTACCGGGACTACGACGGGGATGTCGACCTCTTTCTCGTCTACTGTCACGACCTCGAGACGATGTATCTCGTTCGCGAGGACGCGTTCGGCACCGGAATGTACCTCCGCGTCGACGAACCGGAACAGCGCGACCGGACTATCAACTGGGCGGCGGAGTACGAATTCGACCGGAACTGGCCGCCGTCTTCGGCGACCCGCCCGTGTGACGACGGACTTCGCGTTACCCGGAAACTCGAAGAGCGGGACGTCCTCGTCCATCGGTCGACGACCGACCGCTCGTACGATCTCCTCCTCGAGACCCCAGACGGGGCGTATCACCGGACGACCGTCACGCCCGGATATCTGAACGACGGCCGCGTCCGGTTCGACGGGAAGGGAGCGATACTCCCCGACGACACCGATCTCGTGCTCGTCGACTGCGACGATCTCGACACGCTGTATCTCGTCCGCCGTGACGAGTACGATGCCGCGATCTCGCTCCGCGTCGACCCACCGGCGAAGCCGAACAGCCGGATCAACTGGGCCGAGGACTACGAGTTCGACGCACGCTGGCCCGACGACATCACCGAGTAG